Proteins encoded together in one Nostoc sp. PCC 7524 window:
- the rsmH gene encoding 16S rRNA (cytosine(1402)-N(4))-methyltransferase RsmH: protein MNSHTANLPDIEEPTFSHLPVLPQEVITGLAVRCGGNYLDATVGGGGHSRLILEAAPDVRLTALDQDEDALAAAQKELAEFGERVTFIRSNFAAYEFPTASFDGILADLGVSSYHLDTPERGFSFRHTASLDMRMDQRQPVTAADVINEWDEVDLADIFFKYGEERLSRRIARRIVEKRPFTTTTELAEAIAFCVPPKYRYGRIHPATRVFQALRIVVNDELKSLETFLEKAPHALVPGGKIAIISFHSLEDRLVKHSLRNSPILKVLTKKPITATEAEIVNNPRSRSAKLRIGERIGE, encoded by the coding sequence ATGAATTCTCATACTGCCAACTTACCAGATATCGAAGAACCGACATTTTCCCATTTACCAGTGTTACCGCAGGAAGTAATTACAGGTTTAGCGGTACGTTGTGGGGGAAATTATCTCGATGCAACGGTAGGGGGTGGTGGCCATAGTCGTTTAATTTTAGAGGCTGCACCGGATGTGCGACTAACGGCGCTAGATCAAGATGAAGACGCTTTAGCCGCAGCCCAAAAAGAATTAGCAGAATTTGGGGAACGGGTAACGTTTATCCGCAGTAATTTTGCGGCTTATGAGTTCCCTACAGCTAGTTTTGATGGAATTCTGGCAGATTTGGGTGTCAGTTCTTACCACTTAGATACACCAGAACGAGGTTTTAGCTTTCGCCATACTGCTAGTTTAGATATGCGAATGGATCAAAGACAGCCTGTGACAGCTGCTGATGTGATTAATGAGTGGGATGAGGTGGATTTAGCAGATATTTTCTTTAAATACGGCGAAGAAAGGCTATCAAGACGCATTGCTAGACGGATTGTGGAAAAACGCCCATTTACTACCACTACAGAATTAGCCGAGGCGATCGCCTTTTGTGTACCCCCTAAATACCGCTATGGTAGAATTCATCCTGCTACCCGTGTGTTTCAAGCATTGCGAATAGTCGTCAATGATGAGTTAAAGTCCCTCGAAACTTTTTTAGAGAAAGCACCTCATGCCCTCGTCCCAGGTGGCAAAATTGCCATTATCAGCTTTCACAGTCTAGAAGACCGTTTAGTAAAACATAGTTTACGTAATTCACCCATATTAAAAGTATTGACAAAAAAACCAATTACTGCAACAGAAGCCGAGATTGTCAATAACCCGCGATCGCGTTCTGCCAAATTAAGGATAGGGGAGAGGATTGGGGAGTAG
- a CDS encoding shikimate dehydrogenase — translation MITGTTKLLGVIGHPVEHSLSPVMHNAAIAQLGLDYIYLPFPIKPENLEVAIAGLAAIDVVGFSVTIPHKQAIIPLLAEISPIAQAIGAVNTVTRHNNQWVGTNTDIEGFISPLQTTYQQDWSQKTAVILGNGGAARAVVAGCYQLGFAEIHVIGRNPQRLKEFQHSWESSPIADNLQVHPWDNLAKLIPEANLLVNTTPIGMYPHVDESPVSVEEMANLQTGAIAYDLIYIPQPTKFLQYAQQQGAIAIDGLEMLVQQGVAALKIWLQRETLPVDVMRQALRQHLGLENRG, via the coding sequence ATGATTACAGGCACAACTAAACTATTAGGGGTAATTGGACATCCGGTAGAACATTCGCTCTCACCGGTGATGCACAATGCAGCGATCGCGCAACTAGGATTAGATTACATATATCTTCCTTTTCCGATCAAACCAGAGAATTTAGAAGTGGCGATCGCTGGTTTGGCGGCTATTGATGTTGTCGGCTTTAGCGTGACAATTCCCCACAAACAAGCAATTATTCCCCTACTGGCTGAAATTAGTCCTATCGCTCAAGCTATAGGCGCAGTTAATACTGTTACCCGTCACAATAATCAATGGGTGGGGACAAACACAGATATAGAAGGGTTTATTTCCCCTTTGCAAACAACTTATCAACAAGATTGGAGTCAGAAAACCGCCGTTATTTTAGGCAATGGTGGTGCAGCTAGGGCTGTTGTCGCAGGTTGTTATCAGTTGGGTTTTGCGGAAATTCATGTGATAGGGCGGAATCCGCAACGGTTAAAAGAATTCCAGCATAGTTGGGAAAGTTCACCCATTGCTGATAATTTACAAGTGCATCCTTGGGATAACTTAGCCAAACTCATCCCCGAAGCTAACTTATTGGTAAATACCACCCCCATTGGGATGTATCCCCACGTTGATGAATCGCCTGTGAGTGTAGAGGAAATGGCGAATTTACAAACGGGTGCGATCGCCTATGATTTAATTTATATTCCCCAACCAACAAAATTTCTGCAATATGCACAACAACAAGGTGCGATCGCTATTGATGGCTTAGAAATGCTAGTTCAGCAAGGAGTCGCCGCCTTAAAAATTTGGTTGCAACGGGAAACTTTACCTGTAGATGTTATGCGTCAAGCATTGAGACAACATTTGGGCTTAGAAAATAGAGGCTAG